One window of the Primulina eburnea isolate SZY01 chromosome 18, ASM2296580v1, whole genome shotgun sequence genome contains the following:
- the LOC140819089 gene encoding uncharacterized protein, which yields MKQQNNETLREFVQRFNSAALEIPAATPNIMMSAFTQGLRGREFFKSLVKKPPSSYDDLLSRAEKYINLEDAQRYRKMENRPGGSRVERVEKGGRKRGAEEREEDRTRSRGQFSTHVPQDRSRDEVMEVREPAGRGEKSRRVEYSARLPSWDRRERSASGSRPRSRPSPRRGQGPPWINQGVGEQRGEGRGQDVLQEPVKPRMGTNEDNHPTRGIIHMISGVATDGDSGRARKAHGRRLENFEISRGADLPQDPIISFGPEDLRGVVTPHNNALVVTATVANYDVARIFIDNGSSMNVLFKSTLDQMKVEGFEFEPVSTPLYGFAGHAIPPLGQILLPLSLGTDPWWVTKMIAFTVVDMLSAYNGILGRPALKDFRALASSYHQKLKFPVGKGVGVLCGNQKVARRCYEIIVKEEEKRGHEHSHENLSSVL from the coding sequence ATGAAACAACAAAATAATGAAACTTTACGAGAATTTGTCCAGCGTTTCAATAGTGCAGCGCTGGAAATACCAGCGGCTACTCCTAACATCATGATGAGTGCCTTCACACAAGGACTGAGAGGAAGGGAGTTTTTCAAGTCGTTGGTCAAGAAGCCTCCGTCGAGCTATGATGATCTGTTGTCTCGAGCTGAGAAATATATAAATTTGGAAGATGCCCAACGGTACAGAAAGATGGAGAACCGGCCCGGAGGAAGTAGAGTTGAGAGAGTGGAGAAAGGTGGAAGGAAGAGGGGTGCGGAGGAAAGAGAGGAGGACAGAACTAGAAGTAGAGGACAATTCTCAACACATGTTCCCCAGGATAGGAGTCGTGACGAGGTGATGGAGGTGAGGGAACCCGCGGGGAGGGGTGAGAAGTCACGAAGGGTTGAGTACAGTGCTAGATTGCCTTCGTGGGACAGACGAGAAAGATCCGCATCTGGGAGTCGACCGAGGTCTCGCCCATCCCCTAGACGTGGTCAAGGCCCTCCATGGATAAATCAGGGGGTTGGGGAGCAGAGAGGGGAAGGTCGAGGTCAAGATGTCCTTCAAGAGCCCGTCAAACCAAGGATGGGAACGAATGAGGATAACCACCCTACGAGAGGAATaattcatatgatctcgggcGTTGCTACTGATGGAGACTCTGGGCGAGCTCGGAAAGCACATGGGAGAAGGTTGGAGAACTTTGAGATATCTAGGGGTGCAGACTTACCACAAGACCCCATCATCAGCTTTGGGCCGGAAGACCTCCGAGGCGTTGTGACTCCACATAACAATGCCTTGGTGGTGACGGCCACCGTTGCCAATTATGATGTGGCAAGGatatttattgataatggaagctcCATGAACGTCTTGTTCAAGAGCACGTTGGATCAAATGAAGGTGGAAGGATTTGAGTTTGAGCCGGTCTCCACCCCGTTGTATGGGTTTGCAGGACACGCCATCCCGCCTTTAGGTCAGATTCTGCTTCCTCTATCCTTGGGGACTGATCCTTGGTGGGTAACAAAAATGATAGCATTCACTGTGGTGGATATGCTTTCAGCGTATAATGGAATTCTGGGACGGCCAGCCCTAAAGGATTTTAGAGCATTAGCTTCCAGTTATCATCAGAAGCTTAAGTTTCCTGTGGGAAAAGGAGTTGGTGTCTTGTGCGGGAACCAAAAAGTCGCACGTCGTTGTTATGAAATAATCGTGaaggaagaagaaaagagaggTCACGAGCATTCGCATGAAAACTTGAGCTCAGTCTTATAG